A window of Haloarchaeobius litoreus contains these coding sequences:
- a CDS encoding class I SAM-dependent methyltransferase codes for MVADALGTAMRDFQRGELGDCRYVDGEDRMDGHIAENYFGRYEEWDDTQRARLAELDGPVLDLGCGAGQHVRFFEDRGTEVLGVDVSPGAIEAARERGVENVAVADMFDLPFERDRFRSVLLNGTQAGLAQSTAGVRSLLSDLAHVTDAGATAQVDNYDPELVDDLFGYRPDPRDGFAHRTFHFEYEPRDGDQILGRALHFLLFSPDRLRDICVGTPWSVVDVEHHHEVYYEARLAK; via the coding sequence ATGGTGGCAGATGCACTCGGCACGGCGATGCGGGACTTCCAGCGCGGCGAGCTCGGCGACTGTCGGTACGTCGACGGCGAGGACCGGATGGACGGCCACATCGCGGAGAACTACTTCGGCAGGTACGAGGAGTGGGATGATACACAGCGCGCGCGACTGGCCGAACTCGACGGCCCGGTGCTCGACCTCGGTTGCGGCGCGGGCCAGCACGTCCGCTTCTTCGAGGACAGGGGTACCGAGGTGCTCGGAGTCGACGTGAGCCCCGGCGCGATCGAGGCGGCCCGCGAGCGCGGCGTCGAGAACGTCGCCGTCGCGGACATGTTCGACCTGCCGTTCGAGCGCGACCGGTTCCGGTCGGTGCTGCTGAACGGCACGCAGGCCGGGCTCGCACAGTCGACGGCGGGCGTGCGGTCGCTGCTCTCGGACCTCGCGCACGTCACCGATGCCGGGGCCACCGCGCAGGTGGACAACTACGACCCGGAACTGGTCGACGACCTGTTCGGCTACCGGCCCGACCCCCGTGACGGGTTCGCCCACCGCACCTTCCACTTCGAGTACGAGCCGCGCGACGGCGACCAGATTCTCGGCCGGGCGCTGCACTTCCTGCTGTTCTCGCCGGACCGGCTGCGGGACATCTGCGTCGGCACGCCGTGGTCCGTGGTCGACGTGGAGCACCACCACGAGGTGTACTACGAGGCGCGGCTCGCGAAGTGA
- a CDS encoding ornithine cyclodeaminase family protein, protein MVLVLSDDEVATLVDLPSLAPVVEDALVKQGRGEVERPARPHYDVGTGLDGPEPLGMGLAMPAYVHGEPYFATKLVGVHEGNAERGLPTIHAQVVLADARTGEPVSFMNGGRITNARTGCIGGLAARELAAAEPLRVGVLGAGTQARWQTRAIAALCAVDSVSIYSPSDSRHDCAADLRGHGIPAEAVDSAEAAVENSNVVVTATTSTEPVFPADALSPGTLVIAVGAYTAEMQELEPGVFDRAARVFADVPEEVAEIGDLLATDLSAEDLIPLSAVFEGEAGRESAEEILVVESVGTAVLDVAAAAAVYESATEEGVGTEQSF, encoded by the coding sequence ATGGTACTCGTACTCTCGGACGACGAGGTCGCGACGCTGGTCGACCTGCCGTCGCTCGCGCCCGTCGTGGAGGACGCGCTCGTGAAGCAGGGCCGTGGCGAGGTCGAACGGCCGGCCCGCCCGCACTACGACGTGGGGACCGGGCTCGACGGGCCGGAGCCGCTGGGGATGGGACTGGCGATGCCGGCGTACGTCCACGGCGAGCCGTACTTCGCGACGAAGCTGGTGGGCGTCCACGAGGGCAACGCCGAGCGCGGCCTACCGACCATCCACGCGCAGGTCGTGCTCGCCGACGCGCGGACCGGCGAACCCGTCTCGTTCATGAACGGCGGGCGCATCACGAACGCCCGGACGGGCTGCATCGGCGGACTGGCGGCGCGCGAGCTGGCGGCGGCAGAGCCGCTCCGCGTGGGCGTGCTCGGCGCGGGCACGCAGGCGCGCTGGCAGACCCGCGCCATCGCGGCGCTCTGTGCGGTCGACTCGGTCAGCATCTACTCGCCGAGCGACTCGCGCCACGACTGCGCGGCCGACCTCCGCGGGCACGGCATCCCCGCCGAAGCCGTCGATTCGGCCGAGGCTGCGGTCGAGAACTCGAACGTGGTCGTGACGGCGACGACCAGCACCGAGCCGGTGTTCCCCGCCGACGCGCTCTCGCCTGGCACGCTCGTCATCGCGGTCGGCGCGTACACCGCCGAGATGCAGGAGCTCGAACCCGGAGTGTTCGACCGCGCCGCTCGCGTGTTCGCGGACGTGCCCGAGGAGGTCGCGGAGATCGGCGACCTGCTGGCGACCGACCTCTCTGCCGAGGACCTCATCCCGCTGTCGGCGGTGTTCGAGGGCGAGGCTGGGCGGGAGTCCGCCGAGGAGATTCTGGTGGTCGAGAGCGTCGGGACGGCAGTCCTCGACGTGGCGGCGGCTGCGGCGGTGTACGAGTCGGCGACCGAGGAGGGAGTCGGGACCGAGCAGTCGTTCTGA
- the thpR gene encoding RNA 2',3'-cyclic phosphodiesterase — MRLFVSVDLPPDLADDVASVQERFADTSGLDPTDPEHVHVTLKFLGEVSEARLGRVEDAVAAGVDRAEVEPFEATFGGLGVFPSLDYINVVWLGVSDGTDELVALHEGIEAETTAIGFSPEDNAFTPHVTLGRMRHAGGKERVQELVRETDPSAGSMQVDEVRLTESTLTDDGPEYETVAKFSL; from the coding sequence ATGCGACTGTTCGTCAGTGTCGATCTCCCGCCGGACCTCGCCGACGACGTGGCGTCGGTACAGGAGCGGTTCGCGGACACCAGCGGGCTGGACCCGACTGACCCCGAGCACGTCCACGTCACGCTCAAGTTCCTCGGCGAGGTGAGCGAGGCGCGCCTCGGACGGGTCGAGGACGCCGTCGCCGCTGGCGTCGATCGCGCCGAGGTCGAGCCGTTCGAGGCGACGTTCGGCGGTCTCGGCGTGTTCCCCTCGCTCGACTACATCAACGTCGTCTGGCTCGGGGTCAGCGACGGGACGGACGAACTCGTCGCGCTCCACGAGGGCATCGAGGCCGAGACGACGGCCATCGGCTTCTCGCCCGAGGACAACGCGTTCACACCGCACGTCACCCTCGGGCGGATGCGTCACGCGGGCGGCAAGGAGCGCGTGCAGGAGCTGGTCCGCGAGACCGACCCGTCGGCCGGCTCGATGCAGGTCGACGAGGTCAGGCTGACCGAGAGCACGCTGACCGACGACGGCCCGGAGTACGAGACCGTCGCGAAGTTCTCGCTCTAG
- the ftsY gene encoding signal recognition particle-docking protein FtsY, producing MFDSLKEKLGSFREDVEETAEEKAAEEEAATEAPEGETAEAAAAEPVGEADAAEPEAVDTSGDEAVDPEAADTSGDEAAEPEAGETSTGLGAKVKAAATGKFVIEEEDLEEPLWDLKMALLESDVEMSVAEEILDRVEEELVGERRKFTESTGSIVEDALREALLDVISVGQFDFDQRIADADKPLVIIFTGVNGVGKTTSIAKMSRYLAERGYSSVLANGDTYRAGANEQIGEHAAALDRKLISHQQGGDPAAVIYDAVEYAEANDVDVVLGDTAGRLHTNEGLMDQLEKIGRVVGPDMTLFVDEAVAGQDAVRRAEQFDEAVSIDGSILTKADADSNGGAAISVAHVTGKPILFLGVGQGYDHLERFDPEVVVARLLGDDE from the coding sequence ATGTTCGACAGCCTGAAGGAGAAGCTCGGCAGTTTCCGCGAGGACGTCGAGGAGACCGCCGAGGAGAAGGCCGCCGAGGAGGAGGCCGCGACCGAGGCTCCCGAGGGCGAGACTGCGGAGGCCGCGGCGGCGGAGCCGGTCGGAGAGGCCGACGCCGCCGAGCCCGAGGCAGTGGACACGTCGGGCGACGAGGCCGTCGACCCCGAGGCTGCGGACACGTCGGGCGACGAGGCCGCCGAGCCCGAAGCGGGCGAGACGTCCACGGGCCTCGGCGCGAAGGTGAAGGCCGCGGCGACGGGCAAGTTCGTCATCGAGGAGGAGGACCTGGAGGAGCCGCTCTGGGACCTCAAGATGGCGCTGCTCGAGTCCGACGTCGAGATGAGCGTCGCCGAGGAGATCCTCGACCGCGTCGAGGAGGAGCTCGTCGGCGAGCGCCGGAAGTTCACCGAGTCGACCGGGAGCATCGTCGAGGACGCGCTGCGCGAGGCGCTCCTGGACGTCATCTCGGTCGGCCAGTTCGACTTCGACCAGCGCATCGCGGATGCGGACAAACCGCTGGTCATCATCTTCACCGGCGTCAACGGCGTCGGGAAGACGACGAGCATCGCGAAGATGTCCCGCTACCTCGCGGAACGGGGCTACTCGTCGGTGCTCGCGAACGGGGACACCTACCGTGCCGGCGCGAACGAGCAGATCGGCGAGCACGCGGCGGCGCTCGACCGGAAGCTCATCTCGCACCAGCAGGGCGGTGACCCGGCGGCGGTCATCTACGACGCCGTCGAGTACGCCGAGGCGAACGACGTGGACGTGGTGCTGGGCGACACGGCGGGTCGGCTGCACACGAACGAGGGGTTGATGGACCAGCTCGAGAAGATCGGGCGGGTCGTCGGCCCCGACATGACGCTGTTCGTCGACGAGGCCGTCGCCGGGCAGGACGCGGTCCGCCGCGCCGAGCAGTTCGACGAGGCCGTCAGCATCGACGGCTCCATCCTGACGAAAGCAGACGCCGACTCCAACGGCGGCGCGGCCATCTCGGTCGCCCACGTCACGGGCAAGCCCATCCTGTTCCTCGGGGTCGGGCAGGGCTACGACCACCTCGAACGGTTCGACCCGGAGGTCGTCGTGGCGCGGCTGCTCGGCGACGACGAGTAG
- a CDS encoding branched-chain amino acid ABC transporter permease gives MSVRDSLPDRDSDTALVLSVLAVLLGLAIAFTPVTATIPGDLYVFFEVGILFVVYGILVLGLDLQYGHTGLVNFGHVVFFAAGAYTMAMLTAVDSFEGMALGYPWPLGLVAAVLVAGLLGALVGATSLRLRGDFLAIATLATAEIFHTLFINFTDIFGGTTGIFGVPTPLGDIAGTRDATLVATLLVFGGLTALTFAIVARLTEAPYGRVLRAIRADELVTRAVGKPTFRYKMESFVYGAALAGFAGAIFAMYNGAISPDFFELQVTVTVWIGMLLGGASNHRAVLGGLGIIMGLRLLSRFAQNSAPVTAGEFASIRLIVVGLILIFVIRFRPAGIWGDERELEVDS, from the coding sequence GTGAGCGTCCGCGACTCCCTTCCGGACCGCGACTCCGACACCGCGCTGGTTCTCAGCGTCCTCGCCGTCCTGCTCGGCCTCGCCATCGCGTTCACGCCCGTCACGGCGACGATTCCCGGCGACCTCTACGTGTTCTTCGAGGTCGGCATCCTGTTCGTCGTCTACGGCATCCTCGTGCTGGGGCTCGACCTCCAGTACGGCCACACCGGGCTCGTCAACTTCGGCCACGTCGTGTTCTTCGCGGCCGGCGCGTACACCATGGCGATGCTCACCGCGGTGGACTCGTTCGAGGGCATGGCGCTCGGCTACCCGTGGCCGCTCGGGCTCGTCGCCGCCGTCCTCGTCGCCGGTCTGCTCGGCGCGCTCGTCGGGGCCACGTCGCTGCGGCTGCGCGGGGACTTCCTCGCCATCGCGACGCTCGCCACCGCCGAGATATTCCACACCCTGTTCATCAACTTCACCGACATCTTCGGCGGGACGACCGGCATCTTCGGCGTGCCGACGCCGCTGGGCGACATCGCCGGCACCCGCGACGCGACACTGGTCGCCACGCTGCTGGTGTTCGGCGGCCTCACCGCGCTGACGTTCGCCATCGTCGCGCGCCTCACCGAGGCCCCGTACGGCCGGGTGCTGCGCGCCATCCGCGCCGACGAGCTGGTGACCCGGGCCGTCGGCAAGCCGACGTTCCGCTACAAGATGGAGTCGTTCGTCTACGGTGCCGCCCTCGCCGGCTTCGCGGGGGCCATCTTCGCGATGTACAACGGCGCCATCTCGCCGGACTTCTTCGAGCTGCAGGTGACGGTGACCGTCTGGATCGGCATGCTGCTCGGCGGCGCATCGAACCACCGCGCGGTGCTCGGCGGGCTCGGCATCATCATGGGCCTGCGGCTGCTGTCGCGGTTCGCCCAGAACTCCGCGCCCGTCACCGCCGGCGAGTTCGCCTCGATCCGGCTCATCGTTGTCGGGCTCATCCTCATCTTCGTCATCAGGTTCCGGCCCGCCGGCATCTGGGGCGACGAACGCGAGCTGGAGGTGGACTCGTGA
- a CDS encoding 50S ribosomal protein L31e, which translates to MSANDFEERVITVPLRDVNAEAKHKRADKAMSLIRDHLAQHFSVDGDAVRLDPSINEAVWSRGRKKPPSKLRVRAARFDEDGESIVEAEHAE; encoded by the coding sequence ATGAGCGCGAACGACTTCGAGGAGCGCGTCATCACCGTGCCGCTCCGCGACGTGAACGCGGAGGCGAAGCACAAGCGCGCCGACAAGGCGATGTCCCTCATCCGGGACCACCTCGCACAGCACTTCAGCGTCGACGGCGACGCCGTGCGCCTCGACCCCTCCATCAACGAGGCGGTCTGGTCGCGCGGTCGGAAGAAGCCCCCGAGCAAGCTCCGCGTTCGCGCCGCCCGCTTCGACGAGGACGGCGAGTCGATCGTGGAAGCCGAACACGCGGAGTAA
- the pfdA gene encoding prefoldin subunit alpha — MMGGGGGQMQQLQQEMQAIQQEIEELEGEVEGLRDEKTEMNEAIEALETLETDSVVQVPLGGDAYIRATVEDIDEIVVGLGGGYAAERDQDGAIDTLEAKKDTVDDRIEDVQGEIAELESENEQLQQQAQQAQQQQLQQQMQQAQQQEEADDE, encoded by the coding sequence ATGATGGGCGGTGGCGGCGGTCAGATGCAGCAGCTCCAGCAGGAGATGCAGGCCATCCAGCAGGAGATCGAGGAGCTCGAGGGCGAGGTCGAGGGCCTTCGCGACGAGAAGACGGAGATGAACGAGGCCATCGAGGCGCTGGAGACGCTCGAGACGGACTCGGTCGTGCAGGTGCCGCTCGGCGGCGACGCGTACATCCGCGCGACGGTCGAGGACATCGACGAGATCGTCGTCGGCCTCGGCGGCGGCTACGCGGCGGAGCGCGACCAGGACGGCGCTATCGACACCCTCGAGGCGAAGAAGGACACCGTCGACGACCGCATCGAGGACGTGCAGGGCGAGATCGCGGAGCTGGAGAGCGAGAACGAGCAGCTCCAGCAGCAGGCCCAGCAGGCCCAGCAGCAGCAGCTCCAGCAGCAGATGCAGCAGGCCCAGCAGCAGGAAGAGGCCGACGACGAGTAA
- a CDS encoding ABC transporter ATP-binding protein: protein MSLLDVDGLVKRFGGLLAIDDLSLSVDEGELVGVMGPNGAGKSTFFNCVSGVVQPDGGTVRFDGADVTGVDTATLARDGLVRTFQHTRQLDTMTVRENVRLAAPGQPGEQPVSALLRTSTMQETEAEVAERADELIELFELTRLADEYASSLSGGQRKLLELARVLMLEPDLLLLDEPFAGVNPTLTNEIADHIRGLNDDGMTLVVIEHELETLTELVDRLVVLQQGSLLVEGEPEVVLNDERVIDAYLGS from the coding sequence GTGAGCCTGCTCGACGTCGACGGGCTCGTCAAGCGGTTCGGTGGCCTGCTGGCCATCGACGACCTCTCGCTCTCGGTCGACGAGGGCGAACTCGTCGGCGTGATGGGCCCCAACGGCGCGGGCAAGTCCACCTTCTTCAACTGCGTGAGCGGCGTCGTCCAGCCCGACGGCGGCACCGTCCGCTTCGACGGCGCCGACGTGACCGGCGTGGACACCGCGACGCTCGCCCGCGACGGGCTGGTCCGGACGTTCCAGCACACCCGTCAGCTCGACACGATGACGGTGCGGGAGAACGTCCGGCTCGCCGCGCCCGGCCAGCCCGGCGAACAGCCGGTCTCGGCGCTGCTGCGCACCAGCACGATGCAGGAGACCGAGGCCGAGGTCGCCGAGCGCGCCGACGAGCTCATCGAGCTGTTCGAGCTCACACGGCTCGCCGACGAGTACGCGAGCAGCCTCTCGGGCGGCCAGCGCAAGCTGCTCGAACTCGCCCGCGTGCTGATGCTGGAGCCCGACCTGCTCCTGCTCGACGAGCCGTTCGCCGGCGTGAACCCGACGCTCACGAACGAGATCGCCGACCACATCCGCGGCCTGAACGACGACGGGATGACCCTCGTCGTCATCGAACACGAACTGGAGACGCTGACCGAGCTCGTCGATCGGCTCGTCGTGCTCCAGCAGGGCAGCCTGCTGGTCGAGGGCGAGCCCGAGGTCGTACTGAACGACGAACGCGTCATCGACGCCTACCTTGGATCATGA
- a CDS encoding 50S ribosomal protein L39e — MGKKSKAKKKRLAKLERQNSRVPAWVMLKTDMETQRNYKRRNWRRNDTDE, encoded by the coding sequence ATGGGTAAGAAGTCGAAGGCGAAGAAAAAGCGCCTCGCCAAGCTCGAGCGACAGAACAGCCGGGTGCCCGCATGGGTCATGCTGAAGACCGACATGGAGACCCAGCGCAACTACAAGCGCCGGAACTGGCGGCGTAACGACACCGACGAATAA
- a CDS encoding translation initiation factor IF-6: MLRTAFAGSPYVGVFARATDTCLLCRPDLDESLVDQLADELAVPAIPTNVAGSSTVGALAVGNSNGLVVTSRIRDNERERLEDAIDGTLGELPGRHNAAGNIVLANDTGAYVHPNLSDEAVAVVEDTLDVPVERGDLAGVRTVGTAAVATNKGVLCHPKSTDEELDALEDLLGVPADVGTVNYGAPLVGSGLVVNDHGYVAGEDTTGPELGRIEDALGLVD, encoded by the coding sequence GTGCTACGGACCGCGTTCGCCGGGTCTCCCTACGTCGGCGTGTTCGCGCGGGCCACCGACACCTGTCTGCTGTGTCGCCCCGACCTCGACGAGTCCCTCGTGGACCAGCTCGCCGACGAGCTCGCGGTGCCGGCCATCCCCACGAACGTCGCCGGCTCCTCCACCGTCGGCGCTCTAGCCGTCGGTAACTCCAACGGCCTGGTCGTCACCAGCCGCATCCGCGACAACGAGCGCGAGCGTCTCGAGGACGCCATCGACGGCACGCTCGGCGAGCTCCCCGGCCGGCACAACGCCGCCGGGAACATCGTCCTCGCCAACGACACCGGCGCGTACGTCCACCCGAACCTCTCGGACGAGGCCGTCGCCGTCGTCGAGGACACCCTCGACGTGCCCGTCGAGCGCGGCGACCTCGCTGGCGTCCGTACCGTCGGCACCGCCGCCGTCGCGACGAACAAGGGCGTGCTCTGTCACCCCAAGTCGACCGACGAGGAGCTCGACGCGCTCGAGGACCTGCTCGGCGTCCCGGCCGACGTCGGCACCGTCAACTACGGCGCACCGCTCGTCGGCTCCGGCCTCGTCGTCAACGACCACGGCTACGTCGCCGGCGAGGACACCACCGGCCCCGAGCTCGGCCGCATCGAGGACGCGCTCGGCCTCGTGGACTGA
- the rpl18a gene encoding 50S ribosomal protein L18Ae produces MSQFTVRGTFQAREGDRPFETTVEAPNENVARERTFATFGSQHNLKRAQMDVTEVEAQ; encoded by the coding sequence ATGAGTCAGTTTACTGTTCGCGGGACGTTTCAGGCACGCGAGGGGGACCGCCCCTTCGAGACGACAGTCGAGGCCCCGAACGAGAACGTCGCGCGTGAGCGCACGTTCGCGACGTTCGGCAGCCAGCACAACCTGAAGCGTGCGCAGATGGACGTCACGGAGGTCGAGGCACAATGA
- a CDS encoding ABC transporter ATP-binding protein has translation MMNDATTLDDDTPDNTRSTRDDHLLDVTDLDAGYGDLQVLSDVDMHVAEGEYVAIVGPNGAGKSTLMKSVFGLADRMGGQITFDGIDITDFPPEEVITVGMSYVPQTENIFPSLTVEENLRIGAYILDDVPEARRRAVFDRFPVLEERGDQNAGTLSGGQQQMLAMGAALMLDPDLLLLDEPSAGLAPDLVDEMFDRIDEVNAAGTSVLMVEQNAKEALRRCDRGYVLAQGENRYEGPGDDLLDDDEVRRQFLGG, from the coding sequence ATCATGAACGACGCAACGACGCTCGACGACGACACGCCGGACAACACCCGCAGTACGCGAGACGACCACCTGCTCGACGTGACCGACCTCGACGCGGGCTACGGCGACCTGCAGGTGCTCTCCGACGTGGACATGCACGTCGCCGAGGGCGAGTACGTCGCCATCGTCGGCCCGAACGGGGCCGGGAAGTCCACCCTGATGAAGTCCGTGTTCGGCCTCGCGGACCGGATGGGTGGACAGATAACGTTCGACGGCATCGACATCACCGATTTCCCGCCGGAGGAGGTCATCACGGTCGGGATGAGCTACGTCCCCCAGACGGAGAACATCTTCCCGTCGCTCACCGTCGAGGAGAACCTCCGCATCGGCGCGTACATCCTCGACGACGTGCCCGAGGCGCGTAGACGGGCGGTGTTCGACCGGTTCCCCGTGCTGGAGGAGCGCGGCGACCAGAACGCCGGGACGCTCTCGGGCGGCCAGCAGCAGATGCTCGCGATGGGCGCGGCGCTCATGCTCGACCCCGACCTGCTGTTGCTCGACGAGCCCTCCGCCGGCCTCGCGCCCGACCTCGTCGACGAGATGTTCGACCGCATCGACGAGGTGAACGCCGCCGGCACCTCCGTCCTGATGGTCGAGCAGAACGCGAAGGAGGCGCTCCGGCGCTGCGACCGCGGCTACGTGCTCGCACAGGGCGAGAACCGCTACGAGGGACCGGGCGACGACCTGCTCGACGACGACGAGGTCAGACGGCAGTTCCTCGGCGGCTGA
- a CDS encoding DUF424 domain-containing protein: MILNERHTEEGLLVSVCDPDVLGETFEDGDLSLTVTEEFYAGDEVDEDAVVDSLRRASVANIVGERAVTVAIDAGIVEEANVLAIEDTLHAQLLRLG; the protein is encoded by the coding sequence ATGATACTCAACGAACGACACACCGAGGAGGGACTGCTCGTCTCCGTCTGCGACCCGGACGTGCTGGGCGAGACGTTCGAGGACGGCGACCTCTCGCTGACCGTCACCGAGGAGTTCTACGCGGGCGACGAGGTCGACGAGGACGCCGTCGTCGACAGCTTGCGCCGGGCCAGCGTCGCCAACATCGTCGGCGAGCGAGCGGTCACCGTCGCCATCGACGCCGGCATCGTCGAGGAGGCGAACGTGCTGGCCATCGAGGACACGCTCCACGCGCAGCTGCTCCGGCTCGGGTAG
- a CDS encoding signal recognition particle protein Srp54: MVLDDLGSSLRGTLDKLRGKSRISEEDVEEVVKEIQRSLLQADVDVSLVMELSDNIKQRALEEEPPSGTPARDFVLRIVYEELVDLIGDSTELPLEEQTIMLAGLQGSGKTTSAAKMAWWFSKKGLRPAVIQTDTFRPGAYDQAKQMAERAEVEFYGDPDNDDPVDIARKGLEATEDADVHIVDTAGRHALEDDLIDEIEEIERVVDPDVSLLVLDAAIGQGAKEQAQQFDESVGIGGVVITKLDGTAKGGGALTAVNETDSSIAFLGTGEEVQDIERFEPEGFISRLLGMGDLGSLVERVERAMEETQEEEEDWDPEDMLQGQFTLKDMKKQMDAMNRMGPLDQVMDMIPGFGGGGLKDQLPDDAMDVTQERMRSFEVIMDSMTDDEMENPRSVGQSQVERIARGSGQPEEKIRELLQQHKMMEQTLKQFQGGMDGDMQRMMKKMQQQGGGGGGMGGMGGGGGPFG, encoded by the coding sequence ATGGTACTCGACGACTTGGGGAGCTCTCTCCGAGGCACCCTCGACAAACTCCGCGGGAAGTCGCGCATCTCCGAGGAGGACGTCGAGGAGGTCGTCAAGGAGATCCAGCGGTCGCTGCTGCAGGCGGACGTGGACGTCTCCCTCGTGATGGAACTGTCGGACAACATCAAACAGCGCGCGCTGGAGGAGGAGCCGCCGTCGGGCACACCGGCGCGTGACTTCGTCCTCCGCATCGTCTACGAGGAGCTGGTCGACCTCATCGGGGACTCGACGGAGCTCCCGCTGGAGGAGCAGACCATCATGCTCGCCGGCCTGCAGGGGTCGGGGAAGACGACCTCCGCGGCGAAGATGGCGTGGTGGTTCTCGAAGAAGGGCCTCCGCCCGGCGGTCATCCAGACGGACACGTTCCGCCCGGGTGCGTACGACCAGGCCAAGCAGATGGCCGAGCGCGCCGAGGTCGAGTTCTACGGCGACCCCGACAACGACGACCCGGTCGACATCGCCCGGAAGGGGCTGGAGGCGACCGAGGACGCCGACGTCCACATCGTCGACACGGCCGGTCGCCACGCGCTGGAGGACGACCTCATCGACGAGATCGAGGAGATCGAGCGCGTCGTCGACCCGGACGTCTCGCTGCTGGTGCTCGACGCGGCAATCGGCCAGGGCGCGAAGGAGCAGGCCCAGCAGTTCGACGAGTCCGTCGGCATCGGCGGCGTCGTCATCACGAAGCTCGACGGGACCGCGAAGGGTGGCGGTGCGCTGACCGCCGTCAACGAGACGGACTCCTCCATCGCCTTCCTCGGCACCGGCGAGGAGGTCCAGGACATCGAGCGCTTCGAGCCGGAGGGGTTCATCTCCCGCCTGCTCGGCATGGGCGACCTGGGCTCGCTCGTCGAGCGGGTCGAGCGCGCGATGGAGGAGACCCAGGAGGAAGAGGAGGACTGGGACCCCGAGGACATGCTCCAGGGCCAGTTCACGCTGAAGGACATGAAGAAGCAGATGGACGCGATGAACCGCATGGGCCCGCTCGACCAGGTGATGGACATGATCCCGGGCTTCGGCGGCGGCGGGCTGAAGGACCAGCTACCCGACGACGCGATGGACGTCACCCAGGAGCGCATGCGCAGCTTCGAGGTCATCATGGACTCGATGACCGACGACGAGATGGAGAACCCGCGCTCGGTCGGCCAGTCGCAGGTCGAACGCATCGCCCGCGGCTCCGGCCAGCCCGAGGAGAAGATCCGCGAGCTGCTCCAGCAGCACAAGATGATGGAGCAGACCCTGAAGCAGTTCCAGGGCGGCATGGACGGCGACATGCAGCGCATGATGAAGAAGATGCAACAGCAGGGCGGCGGCGGTGGCGGCATGGGCGGGATGGGCGGTGGCGGCGGGCCGTTCGGGTAG